A genomic region of Haladaptatus sp. R4 contains the following coding sequences:
- a CDS encoding aminotransferase class III-fold pyridoxal phosphate-dependent enzyme encodes MDRDTAYPDAATLPGPNAERWIDFHTEHAAPSEFSHEFVWDITGESHGPFVSDVDGNVLLDFTCHIGAAPLGYNNEKILDRVREFSLVEPMKIAGQDIYFGDGPDPKTAEFPASSHLIEKLVDVSGQYGMDTVFLSNSGAEAMENAMKITHDHNPAAKYAYTFDGSFHGRTLGTLSITRSNEVYTRHYPEIAGVRTVPFCDAHDGNDSCDCGFFTGDGSQLRNSLQPEGGHVNPDEVAFMVIEPVQGVGGYRFPSVDFMEEVGDVCSTYDIPLIADEIQSGVGRTGKMWASDHYPIEPDVIASAKALRTGATISRSDLFPAEKNRLGSTFGGGDLLASMQGTFTLEAIDEYDLLSNATERGRQAKELLRDAAPTHVEDVRGKGLMLAVEFDTAERRDAVVQAALERGLLTLGCGKKTIRLLPPLDSTEREIELGIGILNEAIAAV; translated from the coding sequence ATGGATAGGGACACGGCATATCCCGACGCGGCCACACTTCCCGGTCCGAACGCGGAGCGGTGGATCGATTTTCATACCGAACACGCGGCACCGAGCGAGTTCTCACACGAGTTCGTCTGGGACATCACGGGCGAGTCGCACGGCCCGTTCGTCTCCGACGTGGACGGCAACGTGTTGCTCGATTTCACCTGCCACATCGGCGCGGCACCGCTCGGATACAACAACGAGAAGATCCTCGACAGAGTACGGGAGTTCTCGCTCGTCGAACCGATGAAGATAGCCGGACAGGACATCTACTTCGGCGACGGCCCGGACCCGAAAACGGCGGAGTTCCCCGCGTCCAGTCACCTCATCGAGAAACTCGTGGACGTTTCCGGCCAATACGGAATGGACACCGTCTTCCTCTCGAACTCCGGGGCCGAGGCCATGGAGAACGCGATGAAGATCACCCACGACCACAACCCGGCCGCGAAGTACGCCTACACGTTCGACGGGAGTTTCCACGGGCGAACGCTCGGTACCCTCTCCATCACCCGCTCGAACGAGGTGTACACGAGACATTACCCCGAAATCGCCGGGGTTCGAACCGTCCCGTTCTGTGATGCACACGACGGTAACGATTCCTGTGACTGCGGATTCTTCACCGGTGACGGCTCACAGCTACGAAATTCCCTCCAACCCGAAGGCGGCCACGTCAACCCCGACGAGGTCGCGTTCATGGTCATCGAACCGGTTCAGGGCGTCGGCGGGTATCGATTCCCGAGCGTCGATTTCATGGAGGAAGTGGGTGACGTCTGTTCGACGTACGACATTCCGCTGATCGCCGACGAGATACAGTCCGGCGTCGGTCGAACGGGGAAGATGTGGGCCTCGGACCACTACCCCATCGAACCGGACGTCATCGCCAGCGCGAAGGCGCTTCGAACCGGTGCGACCATCTCTCGGTCGGACCTCTTCCCGGCCGAGAAGAACCGTCTGGGTTCGACGTTCGGCGGCGGCGACCTGCTCGCGTCGATGCAGGGGACCTTCACGCTGGAGGCCATCGATGAGTACGACCTGCTCAGCAACGCGACCGAACGCGGGCGGCAGGCCAAGGAGTTGCTCCGCGACGCCGCACCGACACACGTCGAGGACGTGCGGGGCAAAGGTCTGATGCTCGCCGTCGAGTTCGACACGGCGGAGCGACGCGACGCCGTCGTCCAGGCGGCGCTGGAACGGGGACTCCTCACGCTCGGTTGTGGGAAGAAAACCATCCGCCTGCTCCCGCCGCTGGATTCGACCGAGCGCGAAATCGAACTCGGCATCGGGATTCTGAACGAGGCCATCGCGGCGGTCTGA
- a CDS encoding aspartate aminotransferase family protein, with the protein MTSSPPIDELHFEDAPDVGTVPGPNTRELLDKQHEIDSSAVSYPNDIPIAFESGKGATVRDADGNTFIDMFAGIGVLNVGHSNPYVLEAVHEQTDKLVHTVDFPSEARLELIEKLDEIAPAGLQGNSKVVFGGPTGSDAIEAAIKLAKHNTGGDGLIAFRGAYHGATSGAMSLTGNKGFKGDYTPLLSDVVHAPYPHPFGQDKTPQEAVDHALEEVRAILEDPYGGLANPAGIFVEPIQGEGGVITPPEGFLRGLREIADDNDVVLVFDEIQCGLGRTGQWWANEWYDVTPDAMTTAKALGGVGFPLSATIYHEDLDTWGPGDHAGTYRGHVVAMRAGTRAIEYIQDHDLLAHGRDLGEYIRGRLQDAATETDVIGEVRGKGLFVGTEFVDADGNPDSDIVDAIQDYCYEHGVLVWKAGRHGNVLRLLPPLVLTEGLAETAMDVIVQAVQHASEEQQQVA; encoded by the coding sequence ATGACGTCGAGTCCACCGATAGACGAACTCCATTTCGAGGACGCACCGGACGTCGGAACCGTTCCGGGTCCGAACACCCGGGAACTGTTGGACAAACAGCACGAGATCGACAGCAGCGCGGTTTCGTATCCGAACGACATCCCCATCGCGTTCGAATCGGGCAAGGGTGCGACGGTTCGGGACGCGGACGGCAACACGTTCATCGACATGTTCGCCGGTATCGGCGTGCTGAACGTCGGCCATTCGAACCCGTACGTGCTCGAAGCGGTCCACGAGCAGACGGACAAACTCGTTCACACCGTCGATTTCCCGAGCGAGGCCCGTCTCGAACTCATCGAGAAACTCGACGAAATCGCCCCGGCGGGGCTTCAGGGTAACAGCAAGGTGGTCTTCGGCGGACCGACCGGCAGCGACGCCATCGAGGCCGCGATAAAACTCGCCAAGCACAACACGGGCGGCGACGGCCTCATCGCCTTCCGCGGGGCGTACCACGGCGCGACCAGCGGCGCGATGAGCCTCACCGGAAACAAGGGGTTCAAAGGCGATTACACGCCGCTCCTCTCGGACGTCGTCCACGCGCCGTACCCGCATCCGTTCGGACAGGACAAGACGCCGCAGGAAGCGGTGGACCACGCGCTCGAAGAGGTTCGAGCGATCCTCGAAGACCCGTACGGCGGGTTGGCGAATCCGGCGGGAATCTTCGTGGAACCGATCCAAGGCGAGGGCGGCGTCATCACGCCACCCGAGGGATTCCTCCGTGGCCTGCGCGAGATTGCGGACGACAACGACGTCGTGCTCGTCTTCGACGAGATTCAGTGCGGTCTCGGCCGCACCGGCCAGTGGTGGGCCAACGAGTGGTACGACGTCACGCCGGACGCGATGACGACGGCCAAAGCCCTCGGCGGCGTCGGCTTCCCGCTCTCGGCGACCATCTATCACGAAGACCTCGACACGTGGGGGCCGGGCGACCACGCGGGCACGTACCGCGGGCACGTCGTGGCCATGCGCGCCGGGACGCGTGCCATCGAATACATCCAGGACCACGACCTGCTGGCGCACGGACGCGACCTCGGCGAGTACATCCGCGGCCGACTGCAGGACGCGGCGACGGAGACCGACGTCATCGGCGAGGTCCGTGGCAAAGGGCTGTTCGTCGGTACGGAGTTCGTGGACGCGGACGGAAACCCGGACAGCGACATCGTGGACGCGATTCAGGACTACTGCTACGAACACGGCGTTCTCGTCTGGAAGGCCGGACGGCACGGAAACGTGCTCCGCCTCCTCCCGCCGCTCGTCCTCACCGAGGGACTGGCCGAAACCGCGATGGACGTCATCGTCCAAGCGGTCCAGCACGCGAGCGAGGAACAGCAACAGGTCGCCTGA
- a CDS encoding class I adenylate-forming enzyme family protein codes for MDVPVTLRSVEGGNVARLFEATAARRGDAVAIEMDGRKLSYESLNERAAEFAGGLSERGVDPGDRLLLYLPNCPEYVVVLLGAFRAGVVVSPVNPQYKARELSYQLEDTDASVAVTHPALREELIDACAETGRDPTIVTVGSGDDETESVPFGDVTGEQLLIDRDSDEVAMQPYTSGTTGRPKGVHITHCNLRAQGFSGFTFTENSPDEQRALAVLPLYHITGFVHSTWQSLLRGGTVHLRNPGEWDAEEAMRTIEEFGITSFVGVSAMFVDMVNDESFGDHDLTSLDTVNEGGAKLPVAVQERFEETAGVELSEGYGLTETTAATHTSVGTTFGPKPGTIGQPLRITDCKIVGPDGEELPTGEEGELLVRGPQVMAGYHERPDATAEAFTDDGYFRTGDIARRDAENYYEIRDRKKHMINTAGYNVYPSEVEELLFEHPAVADAAVVGIPDDRRNETVKAFVVPTPNTDSNPDAEVTPDDIKEYCLSNLAAYKHPRDVEFVDELPRTASGKVQKFKLVSEGENGNGNE; via the coding sequence ATGGACGTCCCTGTTACCCTGCGATCGGTCGAGGGCGGTAACGTCGCCCGGTTGTTCGAAGCGACCGCCGCCCGCCGCGGCGATGCCGTCGCCATCGAGATGGACGGTCGTAAGCTATCGTACGAATCGCTGAACGAGCGCGCGGCAGAGTTCGCGGGAGGACTGAGCGAGCGAGGGGTCGACCCCGGCGACCGCCTCCTGCTCTACCTGCCGAACTGCCCGGAGTACGTCGTCGTCCTCCTCGGCGCGTTTCGTGCTGGTGTCGTCGTTTCTCCCGTCAACCCGCAGTACAAGGCCCGAGAGCTCTCCTACCAACTCGAAGACACGGACGCCTCGGTCGCGGTGACGCACCCGGCCCTGCGCGAGGAACTCATCGATGCCTGTGCCGAAACCGGCCGCGACCCGACCATCGTCACCGTGGGGAGTGGCGACGACGAAACCGAATCCGTTCCGTTCGGCGACGTGACCGGCGAGCAACTCCTCATCGACCGCGATTCGGACGAGGTGGCGATGCAACCGTACACCTCCGGGACGACGGGCCGCCCGAAGGGCGTTCACATCACGCACTGCAACCTCCGAGCGCAGGGGTTCTCGGGGTTCACGTTCACCGAGAATTCCCCCGACGAGCAACGAGCGTTGGCCGTCCTGCCGCTCTATCACATCACCGGGTTCGTCCACTCGACGTGGCAATCGCTACTGCGGGGTGGAACCGTCCATCTTCGAAATCCGGGAGAGTGGGACGCCGAGGAGGCGATGAGAACCATCGAGGAGTTCGGTATCACGAGTTTCGTCGGCGTCTCCGCGATGTTCGTGGACATGGTCAACGACGAGTCCTTCGGCGACCACGACCTGACGAGCCTCGACACGGTAAACGAGGGCGGGGCGAAACTACCAGTTGCGGTTCAGGAGCGGTTCGAGGAGACCGCTGGCGTGGAACTGTCGGAGGGGTACGGACTGACCGAGACGACGGCGGCGACCCACACGAGCGTCGGAACCACGTTCGGCCCGAAACCCGGCACCATCGGGCAACCGCTACGGATCACCGACTGCAAAATCGTCGGACCCGACGGCGAGGAACTCCCGACCGGCGAGGAAGGGGAACTGCTCGTCCGCGGTCCGCAAGTGATGGCGGGGTACCACGAACGGCCGGACGCGACCGCCGAGGCGTTCACCGACGACGGCTACTTCCGGACGGGCGACATCGCCCGCCGGGACGCGGAGAACTACTACGAAATCAGGGACCGGAAGAAGCACATGATCAACACGGCGGGCTACAACGTCTATCCCAGCGAAGTGGAAGAACTCCTCTTCGAGCATCCGGCCGTCGCGGACGCCGCCGTCGTCGGGATACCCGACGACCGGCGCAACGAGACCGTCAAAGCCTTCGTCGTACCCACGCCGAATACGGATTCGAATCCGGACGCGGAGGTGACCCCCGACGACATCAAGGAGTACTGCCTGTCGAACCTGGCGGCGTACAAACACCCCCGCGACGTCGAGTTCGTGGACGAACTGCCGCGGACCGCGAGCGGCAAGGTTCAAAAGTTCAAACTCGTGAGCGAGGGCGAGAACGGAAACGGAAACGAGTAA
- a CDS encoding MOSC domain-containing protein codes for MAHITALFVTENGSEPMRSVSDVQAVADRGLLNDRYFNGTGYYSPYDVCQVTLIASEAIDEINREFGLDLTAGEHRRNIVTEGIDVHDLLKHRFRIGDAVLEGTRPRPPVRTSSN; via the coding sequence ATGGCTCACATCACGGCGCTCTTCGTCACCGAGAACGGCTCAGAGCCGATGCGGTCGGTTTCGGACGTACAGGCTGTCGCCGACAGGGGGCTCCTGAACGACCGTTATTTCAACGGCACCGGCTACTACTCGCCGTACGACGTCTGTCAGGTGACGCTGATCGCGTCGGAAGCGATAGACGAAATCAACCGGGAGTTCGGTCTCGATCTGACCGCCGGGGAACACCGACGCAACATCGTTACGGAGGGGATCGATGTCCACGACCTGCTCAAGCACCGATTCCGGATCGGTGACGCGGTATTGGAGGGAACGCGGCCGCGGCCGCCTGTGCGCACGTCGAGCAACTGA
- a CDS encoding acyl-CoA dehydrogenase family protein: MELLDESIVPEDAREIKADAREFAEAYIEPNAEEYFRSGDYPFDILEAGQEAGLVAQDLGPEVGGRGLNIRQMLAIAEEFYRADAGIALTLQLASFGGEIVESYGSEEQKEEYLRPVAECEAITGLAVSEPQTGSDLAGMTTSAEKDGDEWVINGEKYWIGNAVEADWVTVYAKTGDSDDRYSNYSMFIVPTDTDGDDAEHIPEKMGFRASKQGHIVFDDCRISEENLVGPEGTGFYMLAEFFNHGRVIVGGHALGLAAAAIEESWEFVHDRNAFGRDVSEFQAVQHDLSDMLIEFERARALNWRAAEKVENGENPGYWAALAKTTSTEAAVECAETGMQLHGGRSVLTDRKIARIYRDVRIPVIYEGANGIQRNLIYRQRP, from the coding sequence ATGGAACTGCTGGACGAGTCCATCGTTCCCGAGGACGCCCGTGAGATAAAAGCGGACGCCCGGGAGTTCGCCGAAGCGTACATCGAACCCAACGCCGAGGAGTACTTCCGGAGCGGCGACTACCCGTTCGACATCCTCGAAGCCGGACAGGAGGCGGGACTGGTCGCCCAAGACCTCGGCCCCGAAGTCGGCGGGCGAGGGTTGAATATTCGACAGATGCTCGCCATCGCCGAGGAATTCTACCGGGCGGACGCCGGAATCGCGCTCACGCTCCAACTGGCGAGTTTCGGCGGTGAGATCGTCGAATCGTACGGAAGCGAGGAGCAGAAGGAGGAGTACCTCCGCCCCGTGGCCGAATGCGAGGCGATAACGGGGCTCGCCGTTTCCGAACCGCAGACGGGGAGCGACTTGGCTGGGATGACGACGAGCGCCGAGAAAGATGGCGACGAGTGGGTGATAAACGGCGAGAAGTACTGGATCGGAAACGCCGTCGAAGCCGACTGGGTGACCGTTTACGCGAAAACCGGCGATTCGGACGACCGCTACTCGAACTACTCGATGTTCATCGTGCCGACGGACACGGACGGCGACGACGCCGAGCACATCCCCGAGAAGATGGGCTTCCGGGCGTCGAAGCAGGGCCACATCGTGTTCGACGACTGCCGGATTTCCGAGGAAAACCTCGTCGGCCCCGAAGGGACGGGATTCTACATGCTCGCCGAGTTCTTCAACCACGGGCGGGTCATCGTCGGCGGTCACGCCTTGGGCTTGGCGGCGGCGGCCATCGAGGAGTCGTGGGAGTTCGTCCACGACCGCAACGCGTTCGGACGGGACGTCAGCGAGTTTCAGGCGGTCCAGCACGACCTCTCGGACATGCTCATCGAGTTCGAGCGGGCACGGGCGCTCAACTGGCGCGCCGCTGAAAAGGTAGAAAACGGAGAGAACCCGGGTTACTGGGCGGCCCTCGCCAAGACGACTTCGACCGAGGCGGCCGTCGAGTGCGCCGAGACGGGAATGCAACTGCACGGCGGTCGCTCCGTCCTCACCGACCGCAAAATCGCGCGGATCTATCGTGACGTCCGGATTCCGGTGATCTACGAGGGAGCGAACGGAATCCAACGCAACCTCATCTATCGCCAGCGCCCCTGA
- a CDS encoding BCCT family transporter: protein MTTVFTLSVLSGVEKGIKRLSQLNVIVFVLLGVLVFCIGIYNGMASFVLNLGTQSVGRYLNQFIKMSLFTGAATGSSFVGAWTIFYWAWWFSWAPFSGIFLARISYGRTIREVTFVGVVATTLATVPWFLVIGGMSMRMQQLGRANILGVLANYGNNEAVAGYPLFGALPAGALLSGLFFLLVITFFVTSADSSTLGIAMLTTGGEEHPSELNRLIWGVLQGLVAAVLIVIGGTNALQQAAIITGGPVAIVGLVGVYGMIKEFSSFKGRVLVQEGASIREDDDVLLGGGGGGGGTSARPADGDEGD from the coding sequence TCGGTCCTCAGCGGCGTCGAGAAGGGTATCAAACGCCTGTCGCAGTTGAACGTCATCGTGTTCGTCCTGCTGGGGGTGTTGGTCTTCTGTATCGGCATCTACAACGGGATGGCCTCGTTCGTGCTCAATCTTGGGACGCAGTCCGTCGGCCGGTATCTCAACCAGTTCATCAAGATGAGCCTGTTCACCGGCGCGGCGACCGGTTCATCGTTCGTCGGGGCGTGGACCATCTTCTACTGGGCGTGGTGGTTTTCGTGGGCCCCCTTCTCGGGTATCTTCCTCGCGCGGATTTCGTACGGACGAACCATCCGCGAAGTGACGTTCGTCGGCGTCGTCGCGACGACGCTGGCGACCGTCCCGTGGTTCCTCGTCATCGGCGGGATGTCGATGCGGATGCAGCAACTCGGCCGGGCGAACATCCTCGGCGTCCTCGCGAACTACGGCAACAACGAGGCCGTCGCCGGGTATCCGTTGTTCGGCGCGCTCCCGGCGGGTGCCCTGTTATCCGGTCTGTTCTTCCTGCTGGTCATCACGTTCTTCGTCACGTCGGCCGACTCCTCGACGCTCGGCATCGCCATGCTGACCACCGGCGGGGAGGAGCACCCCTCGGAACTCAACCGCCTCATCTGGGGCGTCCTTCAGGGACTCGTCGCCGCCGTCCTCATCGTCATCGGCGGAACCAACGCGCTCCAGCAGGCCGCCATCATCACCGGCGGACCGGTCGCCATCGTCGGACTCGTCGGCGTGTACGGGATGATAAAGGAGTTCAGCAGTTTCAAAGGACGCGTGCTCGTTCAGGAAGGTGCCTCGATACGGGAGGACGACGACGTGCTGCTCGGGGGTGGTGGCGGCGGCGGTGGGACTTCCGCCCGCCCCGCCGATGGTGACGAGGGGGACTGA